From a single Flavobacteriales bacterium genomic region:
- a CDS encoding universal stress protein, with product MKTILLPTDFSDESKNAIRYAINLYGTQDVRYIALHAYDLQHHNTTMMISLDDVLKKDALEAMDMEQAWLKKEYAGQTLPLTPVVQKGELPLVLEKVIAHEKADLIIMGTKGASGVSKVLLGSNAVRVIQSAHIPVIAVPLKAGVQPLKKVLLAVDFREPFKPGAAAATLDLCKTHGAELMIVYVSETGELSAEAGENKGKWEAALASLPHSIHVIRAADVTDGLETLASEHKPDMIAMTAGEGGFFRRMFHHSDTKEMVQHAHLPLMIMHNA from the coding sequence ATGAAAACCATTCTGCTTCCGACCGACTTCTCCGACGAATCGAAAAATGCCATCCGGTATGCGATCAACCTGTACGGCACCCAAGATGTGAGGTACATTGCGCTTCATGCATACGACCTGCAGCATCACAACACCACCATGATGATCAGCCTGGATGATGTGCTCAAGAAAGATGCGCTGGAGGCAATGGACATGGAGCAAGCGTGGTTGAAGAAAGAATATGCCGGGCAAACGCTGCCCCTCACCCCCGTTGTGCAAAAGGGCGAACTTCCCCTGGTACTTGAAAAAGTAATTGCCCACGAAAAGGCCGATCTCATTATCATGGGCACCAAAGGCGCCAGCGGTGTTTCCAAGGTGTTGCTGGGAAGCAATGCCGTTCGCGTGATCCAGTCGGCGCACATCCCTGTGATCGCGGTTCCGTTGAAGGCAGGTGTTCAGCCCTTGAAAAAAGTATTGCTGGCGGTTGATTTCAGGGAACCCTTCAAGCCGGGAGCTGCCGCCGCCACGCTGGACCTGTGCAAAACACATGGCGCAGAACTGATGATCGTGTATGTATCCGAAACAGGTGAGTTGTCAGCCGAAGCCGGCGAGAACAAGGGGAAGTGGGAAGCGGCACTGGCATCCTTACCGCATAGCATCCATGTGATCCGTGCCGCGGATGTAACGGATGGACTGGAGACACTGGCGAGTGAGCACAAACCTGATATGATCGCGATGACTGCCGGTGAAGGTGGCTTCTTCCGCAGGATGTTTCATCATAGCGATACCAAGGAAATGGTGCAGCATGCACACCTGCCGCTGATGATCATGCACAACGCCTGA
- a CDS encoding DUF1801 domain-containing protein: MESEQIDAYIAGFPETTQSLLKQVRGIIRKAAPDAQEVISYGMPAFKQKKVLVYFAGYKEHIGFYPTASGIAAFKKEISKYKNSKGAVQFPLDRLLPEKLITDMVKFRLKEVCG, from the coding sequence ATGGAATCGGAACAAATAGATGCATACATCGCAGGTTTTCCGGAAACCACACAAAGCTTGTTAAAGCAGGTACGCGGCATCATCCGGAAAGCAGCCCCCGATGCGCAGGAGGTGATCAGCTATGGCATGCCGGCCTTCAAACAAAAGAAGGTACTGGTATATTTCGCCGGATATAAAGAGCACATAGGGTTCTATCCGACCGCTTCCGGTATCGCTGCTTTCAAAAAGGAGATCTCAAAATATAAGAACTCCAAAGGCGCTGTTCAGTTTCCGCTGGATCGGTTGTTGCCCGAAAAGTTGATAACCGATATGGTGAAGTTCAGACTCAAAGAAGTTTGTGGTTAG
- a CDS encoding mechanosensitive ion channel family protein: MGWLHEMHLEVRHLVTIGSIILAAIIITRITRWLISRFVRASAAHLKIDATRYRFFSNAMTLVIYSTAFFLVIYTIPSLRSLALTLFAGAGILVAIVGFAAQQAFANIVSGVFLVISRPYRVGDLIKVKDTLMGHVEDITLRHTVIRDFENKRIIIPNSTMNSETIINSDISDPRVCEFLNFGISYDSDIDLAFSIIRREVMAHPLWIDGRTPQEKANGEEPVDVRVVGFGDSSVNIRGYAWAPSAPEGRNMRMDLFKSIKEAFDREGIEIPFPYRTIVYKKDI, translated from the coding sequence ATGGGTTGGTTACATGAAATGCACCTTGAGGTCAGGCACTTGGTTACGATCGGATCGATCATCCTGGCGGCCATCATCATTACGCGCATCACGCGCTGGCTGATCAGCCGGTTTGTGCGGGCATCGGCCGCTCATCTGAAGATTGATGCCACACGTTATCGTTTCTTCAGCAATGCGATGACGCTGGTGATCTATTCCACCGCCTTCTTTCTGGTGATTTACACCATTCCCTCGTTGCGTTCCCTGGCACTTACATTGTTCGCCGGTGCCGGTATCTTGGTGGCGATCGTGGGTTTTGCCGCACAACAAGCTTTTGCCAACATTGTAAGCGGTGTATTTCTTGTCATCTCCAGGCCCTACCGCGTGGGAGATCTTATCAAAGTAAAAGACACCCTGATGGGACACGTGGAAGACATCACCCTTCGTCACACGGTGATCCGCGACTTCGAGAACAAGCGCATCATCATCCCGAATTCCACGATGAACAGTGAAACAATCATCAACAGTGACATCAGTGATCCGAGGGTATGTGAATTTTTGAATTTCGGAATCAGTTACGACAGCGACATCGACCTGGCCTTTTCCATCATTCGCAGGGAAGTCATGGCCCATCCACTGTGGATTGACGGCCGCACGCCGCAGGAGAAAGCAAACGGTGAAGAACCCGTGGATGTGCGTGTGGTTGGCTTCGGCGACTCATCGGTGAACATACGCGGCTATGCATGGGCACCCTCCGCCCCGGAAGGCCGCAACATGCGTATGGACCTGTTCAAGTCCATCAAGGAGGCGTTCGACAGGGAGGGCATAGAAATTCCATTCCCTTACCGGACCATCGTTTACAAGAAAGACATCTAG
- a CDS encoding glycosyltransferase, with the protein MATVVCFGPGPAFKGGLSNYNTSLAKTLAGFKDVQVHIVSWTQQYPSIVPREFKDKVSKQDLLEGTQIPCTYITNYNRPSTWKATAKHIASLKPDKVIFQWSIALQGLPISRIIKRLKQLCNCEVIVDLHFVIQKEKSKIDMMFTRMGITNADTYIVHAYKTFDELKQVFPNKKFAINESGERTKEAGHQSVIKLFHPIYDLYKPDPAFDIAAFKAQHNLKTHVFLFFGFIRKYKGLHNAIRAFDLVAKERDDVSLLICGESFWNTLDNKSAATRVKKALFGVAKKVFLGNKEDEKDYNPLALIEELGLQDNVAVFNRFIPNEEVHCFFQVSECVVLYYLTATPSGIESLSYNFDLPILATKVGHFPETVKDGVNGYLAEAEDLPSMAATMKRFLDHPLPPSNVAQFKDNLSWRVYAEAIMHA; encoded by the coding sequence ATGGCAACCGTGGTTTGCTTCGGTCCCGGACCAGCGTTCAAAGGCGGGCTTTCCAATTACAATACATCCCTGGCCAAAACACTGGCCGGATTCAAGGATGTTCAGGTGCACATCGTGTCCTGGACCCAGCAATACCCGAGTATCGTTCCCAGGGAATTCAAAGACAAGGTGAGCAAGCAGGATCTGCTGGAGGGCACACAAATCCCTTGCACCTACATCACAAACTACAACCGCCCGTCTACCTGGAAGGCTACTGCAAAACACATCGCTTCCCTGAAGCCGGATAAAGTGATCTTCCAGTGGTCAATTGCCCTGCAAGGCCTGCCCATCAGCCGCATCATCAAACGCCTGAAACAGCTGTGCAACTGTGAGGTCATTGTCGACCTGCATTTCGTGATCCAGAAGGAGAAAAGCAAGATTGACATGATGTTCACGCGCATGGGCATTACCAACGCCGATACCTACATCGTGCATGCATACAAGACGTTTGACGAACTGAAGCAGGTTTTTCCGAACAAAAAGTTTGCAATCAACGAAAGCGGTGAACGTACCAAAGAAGCCGGACATCAATCGGTGATCAAACTCTTTCATCCCATTTATGACCTGTATAAACCGGATCCGGCATTTGACATAGCCGCCTTCAAGGCACAGCATAACCTGAAAACACATGTGTTCCTGTTCTTCGGTTTCATTCGGAAATACAAGGGACTGCACAACGCCATCCGGGCATTCGACCTGGTGGCCAAAGAGCGTGATGATGTGAGCCTGCTGATTTGCGGTGAGTCGTTCTGGAATACACTCGACAACAAAAGTGCAGCCACCCGTGTAAAAAAGGCTTTGTTCGGTGTTGCCAAAAAGGTATTCCTGGGCAACAAGGAAGATGAAAAAGATTACAACCCGCTGGCATTAATTGAAGAATTGGGGTTGCAGGACAATGTGGCGGTGTTCAACAGGTTCATCCCGAATGAGGAAGTGCACTGCTTTTTCCAGGTGAGCGAATGTGTGGTTTTGTATTACCTCACGGCCACACCTTCGGGTATCGAATCACTCAGTTACAATTTTGACCTGCCTATCCTGGCTACCAAGGTGGGCCATTTCCCGGAAACAGTAAAAGACGGTGTGAATGGTTACCTGGCCGAAGCGGAAGACCTGCCTTCCATGGCTGCCACCATGAAGCGTTTCCTCGATCATCCTTTGCCTCCTTCCAACGTTGCACAGTTCAAAGACAACCTGAGCTGGCGCGTGTATGCAGAGGCCATCATGCATGCTTAA
- a CDS encoding GNAT family N-acetyltransferase has translation MLESFETDRLILSPTSEADADFLIELMNMPKWIQYIGDRNVHTLEDALAYIRAKVTPQQERLGYGSFTVIRKEDQAKIGSCGLYDREGIEGLDIGFAFLTQFEKMGYAFEGVAKLKQVAVEQLGIRKLSAITLEENTASRKLLERIGLTFIKTVRIPNDTEELMLYEWEMTASE, from the coding sequence ATGCTTGAATCATTTGAAACGGATAGGTTGATCCTCAGCCCCACCTCGGAAGCCGATGCGGATTTCCTGATCGAACTCATGAACATGCCCAAGTGGATTCAATACATCGGTGACCGCAATGTGCATACCCTGGAAGATGCATTGGCATACATCCGTGCGAAAGTGACCCCGCAGCAGGAACGACTCGGCTACGGCAGCTTTACGGTGATCAGGAAGGAAGACCAGGCGAAGATCGGTTCATGCGGTCTTTACGACAGGGAAGGCATCGAAGGCCTCGATATCGGGTTCGCATTTCTGACGCAATTCGAAAAAATGGGTTATGCTTTTGAGGGTGTTGCCAAACTAAAACAGGTGGCAGTGGAGCAGCTGGGCATTCGCAAGTTGAGCGCCATCACCCTTGAAGAAAATACAGCTTCGCGGAAACTGTTGGAACGCATCGGGCTGACATTCATAAAAACGGTAAGGATACCCAACGATACGGAAGAACTGATGCTGTATGAATGGGAAATGACCGCATCCGAATAA
- the pfkA gene encoding 6-phosphofructokinase, giving the protein MKRIAIFTSGGDAPGMNACIRAVVRTGLHHGLEVFGIYRGYQGMIEGDIVPLYSASVSNIIQRGGTILKSSRSAEFLTKEGRQKAMNALQKYGIEGVVAMGGDGTFHGASVFTSEHGVPFVGIPCTIDNDLYGTDFTIGYDTAINTVVEAVDKIRDTATSHNRLFIVEVMGRDAGFIALRSGIASGADAIFVPETQTDMNYVAKQLQRSWARERSSSILIVAEGDEFGGAMEVHAELQKRFPEKEMRISILGHLQRGGNPSCMDRVLASRLGMAAVETLLEDKHTVMVGLRHRDITLTPFESAVKHNLSLNPGLLKLAETMVI; this is encoded by the coding sequence ATGAAACGCATTGCGATTTTTACCTCAGGTGGGGATGCGCCCGGTATGAATGCCTGCATCCGTGCAGTGGTTCGCACCGGATTGCACCACGGACTGGAAGTCTTCGGAATCTATCGTGGCTATCAGGGCATGATAGAAGGAGACATCGTACCCCTGTATTCTGCTTCGGTATCCAACATCATCCAGCGTGGGGGGACCATCCTGAAATCGTCCCGGAGTGCAGAATTCCTCACAAAGGAAGGACGGCAAAAAGCCATGAATGCCTTGCAGAAGTACGGCATAGAAGGTGTTGTTGCGATGGGGGGAGATGGAACCTTCCATGGAGCTTCAGTTTTCACCAGCGAACATGGTGTGCCTTTTGTAGGCATCCCATGCACCATTGATAATGACTTGTACGGTACCGATTTTACCATCGGCTATGATACCGCCATCAATACGGTGGTGGAAGCGGTGGATAAAATCCGCGATACGGCCACATCCCATAACCGCTTGTTTATCGTGGAGGTCATGGGACGTGATGCAGGTTTTATTGCCCTTCGCTCCGGGATCGCCAGTGGAGCCGACGCTATTTTTGTTCCCGAAACCCAGACCGATATGAACTATGTGGCGAAGCAGCTGCAAAGAAGCTGGGCACGCGAACGCTCATCCAGCATCCTGATCGTGGCGGAAGGTGATGAGTTCGGAGGCGCCATGGAAGTGCACGCGGAACTCCAAAAAAGATTCCCGGAAAAGGAAATGCGCATCTCCATCCTGGGTCACCTGCAACGCGGCGGCAACCCCAGTTGCATGGATCGTGTTCTTGCTTCCCGCCTGGGGATGGCGGCTGTGGAAACACTGCTTGAAGATAAGCACACAGTCATGGTGGGGCTCCGCCACCGCGACATCACACTCACACCCTTCGAGAGTGCGGTTAAACACAACCTCTCGCTGAATCCTGGCCTGCTGAAACTGGCCGAGACCATGGTGATCTGA
- a CDS encoding group III truncated hemoglobin, translated as MPDIETRKDIEILVDAFYKKVITDERIGDFFTKVVKLDWNLHIPIMYDFWESMLLKHTVYNGNPMIKHIDLNRKKALKPEHFECWFALWEETVNEHFHGEKAGEAISKARQIGGLMMVKIRQAARN; from the coding sequence ATGCCCGACATCGAAACCAGAAAAGACATTGAAATCCTTGTGGATGCCTTTTACAAGAAGGTCATCACGGACGAACGAATTGGTGACTTTTTTACAAAGGTGGTGAAGCTCGACTGGAACCTGCATATCCCCATCATGTATGATTTCTGGGAGTCGATGCTACTGAAGCATACCGTGTACAATGGAAATCCCATGATCAAACACATCGACCTGAACCGTAAAAAAGCATTGAAACCGGAGCATTTTGAGTGTTGGTTTGCCCTGTGGGAAGAAACGGTGAACGAGCATTTTCACGGGGAGAAAGCCGGCGAAGCCATCAGCAAGGCCAGGCAAATAGGTGGACTCATGATGGTTAAAATCCGCCAGGCCGCTCGCAACTGA
- the priA gene encoding primosomal protein N' has product MSSSRDTYAEVLLPLALPGSFTYFVPEEWESRVHPGSRVVVQFGRRKRYTGIVRETHHNPPRGYQAKYILEVVDEPPPVVPVQMQFWDWISTYYMCHPGEVMAAALPPALRLSSETRICLPAVPVEDSTLTDDEFLVFEALQHNQVLPLSEVQAILGRKSVHPLLRSMLQKGAVMLEEELKDSYKPKWVDFVRLTSVMQKEEALSGAFSQLSKAPRQEEMLLAFLDLKARDQEAGEGLIHKKQLLERCGGSAAVLSGLTDKGILEIVRVQEDRIKGHGGDPGTELRLSELQQQKVEEVKSFFAENKPVLLHGITGSGKTEIYVQLIRETLAEGKQVLYILPEIALTSQIIQRLEQHFGEAVAVYHSRLNEHERMEAWKKLLDEKTGVMLGARSALFLPFRNLGLVIVDEEHETSFKQYDPAPRYHARDASLVLAHLHGAHAILGSATPSLESHQNALTGKFGRVELNRRFGDSVLPAMEVADLAEAQKKKQMHGSFTAQLKQAMDDTLAAKEQIILFQNRRGFSPFIECQVCGWVPQCLHCDVSLTYHKHAHQMRCHYCGYSTDVAARCPSCHGASLQTCGLGTEKVEEELTLLFPHARVMRMDLDSTRTKHGHRNIIRAFENREVDILVGTQMVTKGLHFDHVGLVGILNADHMLHVPEFRAYERAFQLMVQVAGRAGRREKQGRVMIQTRTPEHPIIRQVMTNDYAGMVETELKERQQFGYPPFTRLVRITLRYRDADALLVAATALGQQLRQRFGQRVLGPEAPPIARIRNFYLQHILLKFGKDLPLQKAKHVLAETLEAYAAEKEFKRIRVAVDVDPV; this is encoded by the coding sequence ATGTCGTCTTCCAGGGATACATACGCGGAGGTATTGCTGCCTCTTGCCTTGCCGGGCAGCTTCACCTACTTCGTTCCGGAAGAATGGGAGAGTCGGGTTCATCCCGGCAGCCGGGTGGTTGTGCAGTTCGGGAGGAGGAAAAGGTATACGGGTATCGTGCGGGAAACACACCACAACCCGCCCCGTGGTTACCAGGCCAAGTACATCCTGGAAGTGGTGGATGAGCCGCCCCCGGTTGTACCGGTTCAGATGCAGTTCTGGGATTGGATCTCTACCTATTATATGTGCCATCCGGGTGAGGTGATGGCAGCGGCACTTCCTCCCGCATTACGCCTTTCCAGTGAAACACGCATTTGTCTTCCCGCAGTGCCGGTTGAAGACAGCACGCTAACCGATGACGAGTTCCTGGTGTTTGAAGCTTTGCAGCACAATCAGGTGCTTCCCCTGTCGGAAGTGCAGGCCATCCTGGGACGGAAATCGGTTCATCCGCTGCTGCGTTCCATGCTCCAAAAAGGGGCCGTGATGCTCGAAGAAGAACTCAAAGATTCCTATAAACCCAAATGGGTCGACTTCGTGCGGTTGACATCCGTTATGCAGAAGGAGGAAGCGCTGTCGGGGGCATTCTCCCAGTTGTCAAAAGCCCCCAGGCAGGAGGAGATGTTGTTGGCTTTTCTTGACCTGAAAGCCAGGGATCAGGAAGCCGGAGAAGGACTCATTCATAAAAAACAGCTCCTCGAACGCTGCGGAGGTTCCGCCGCTGTGCTGAGTGGCTTGACCGATAAGGGTATACTTGAGATCGTACGCGTGCAGGAAGATCGCATCAAAGGGCATGGCGGAGATCCCGGTACAGAACTCCGGTTGTCTGAATTGCAACAGCAAAAGGTGGAAGAGGTGAAGTCCTTTTTTGCGGAAAACAAACCTGTGCTGCTTCATGGCATCACCGGTTCGGGTAAGACCGAAATCTATGTTCAACTTATCCGGGAAACACTTGCTGAAGGTAAGCAGGTGCTTTATATCCTTCCGGAGATCGCACTCACATCCCAAATCATCCAACGCCTGGAGCAACATTTCGGAGAAGCCGTTGCCGTGTATCATTCCCGTTTGAATGAACACGAGCGCATGGAAGCCTGGAAGAAGTTACTGGACGAAAAGACCGGCGTCATGCTGGGGGCACGTTCGGCTTTGTTCCTGCCGTTTCGTAACCTGGGGTTGGTGATTGTGGATGAAGAACACGAAACCAGTTTCAAACAATATGATCCCGCACCCCGCTATCACGCAAGGGATGCTTCCCTCGTGCTGGCTCATCTCCATGGGGCACATGCCATTCTCGGTTCGGCAACCCCATCACTTGAGTCACACCAGAATGCCCTCACGGGAAAGTTCGGTCGGGTGGAGCTCAACCGGCGTTTCGGTGATTCAGTGCTTCCGGCAATGGAAGTGGCTGACCTTGCGGAGGCGCAAAAGAAAAAGCAAATGCACGGGTCGTTCACCGCACAATTGAAACAGGCAATGGATGACACACTGGCTGCCAAAGAACAGATCATCCTGTTCCAGAACAGAAGAGGTTTTTCTCCCTTCATCGAATGCCAGGTATGTGGCTGGGTGCCTCAATGCCTCCATTGCGATGTGAGTCTGACCTACCACAAACATGCCCACCAGATGCGTTGCCATTACTGCGGATACAGTACGGATGTGGCCGCGAGGTGTCCTTCCTGTCACGGGGCGTCTTTGCAAACATGCGGACTCGGAACCGAGAAGGTTGAGGAAGAGCTCACGTTGCTCTTCCCGCACGCCCGGGTGATGCGGATGGACCTAGATAGTACCCGAACCAAACACGGACACCGCAATATCATCCGCGCTTTCGAAAACCGGGAAGTGGATATCCTGGTAGGTACGCAAATGGTGACCAAAGGATTGCACTTCGATCATGTCGGATTGGTTGGCATCCTGAATGCAGATCACATGTTGCATGTACCTGAATTCAGGGCTTACGAACGTGCCTTCCAGCTGATGGTGCAGGTAGCAGGCCGGGCCGGTCGCAGGGAAAAGCAGGGAAGGGTGATGATACAGACCCGTACCCCCGAACATCCCATCATCCGACAAGTGATGACCAATGACTATGCAGGCATGGTTGAAACGGAGTTGAAAGAAAGGCAACAATTCGGATACCCCCCCTTCACCCGGTTGGTCCGGATCACCCTCCGCTACCGCGATGCAGATGCCTTGCTGGTGGCTGCTACGGCTCTCGGACAACAGCTCAGACAGCGATTCGGACAACGGGTTCTCGGCCCCGAAGCGCCACCCATCGCGCGCATTCGCAATTTTTACTTGCAACACATCCTGCTGAAGTTCGGGAAAGACCTGCCGCTTCAAAAAGCAAAGCACGTATTGGCTGAAACACTTGAGGCCTATGCTGCAGAAAAAGAATTCAAACGCATCCGTGTGGCGGTGGATGTGGATCCGGTGTAA
- a CDS encoding nuclear transport factor 2 family protein yields the protein MINRVLMLVFFAHLFSACNTQPAPKTGLEETEAGFNESAAVLDVMRKHLDAVTHRDTNELKSTLSPDGNMCLILPGEEVILSVDSFMSFHKKWFADTTWTFETRIIDAIVGPKLTSVVTEIMYREPERNGMPYYNRMTVTYVLQKIDGAWYVVQDHASSIEKSTDKVSKET from the coding sequence ATGATCAATCGGGTTTTAATGCTTGTTTTCTTCGCGCACTTATTTTCGGCTTGCAATACACAACCGGCTCCCAAGACCGGCCTGGAGGAAACGGAAGCCGGTTTCAATGAATCCGCAGCTGTGCTGGATGTGATGCGCAAACATCTGGATGCTGTGACTCACAGGGACACGAATGAACTGAAAAGCACCCTGTCTCCGGACGGTAACATGTGCCTGATCCTGCCCGGAGAAGAGGTCATTCTGTCGGTGGATTCATTCATGAGTTTTCATAAAAAATGGTTTGCAGATACCACCTGGACGTTCGAAACGCGGATTATCGATGCCATCGTTGGACCCAAACTCACATCGGTGGTAACGGAGATAATGTACCGTGAGCCGGAGCGCAACGGCATGCCTTACTACAACAGGATGACCGTGACATATGTCTTGCAGAAGATAGACGGAGCGTGGTATGTGGTTCAGGACCACGCCAGCTCCATAGAGAAATCAACCGATAAAGTGAGCAAAGAAACTTAG
- a CDS encoding SRPBCC domain-containing protein, producing the protein MKHLQTQINIQAPADKVWKVLTDFASYPSWNPLIISISGEKRTGAQLEVNISPPEAKPMKFNPRILVFNEGHELRWKGQLAIPGLFDGEHYFLLEGNGDGTAVTHGEKFSGLLVGLFGGMLKKTEQGFNDMNAALKKVCEEAVS; encoded by the coding sequence ATGAAACATCTTCAGACACAAATCAACATCCAGGCTCCCGCTGACAAAGTTTGGAAGGTGCTTACCGATTTCGCCTCCTACCCATCCTGGAACCCGCTCATCATTTCCATTTCCGGAGAAAAAAGAACCGGTGCCCAGCTTGAGGTCAACATCAGTCCGCCTGAAGCCAAGCCCATGAAGTTCAATCCCCGCATCCTCGTGTTCAATGAAGGGCACGAACTCAGGTGGAAAGGACAGCTGGCTATTCCCGGCCTGTTCGACGGGGAACATTACTTCCTGTTAGAAGGCAATGGCGATGGCACGGCGGTCACCCACGGTGAGAAATTCAGCGGCCTGCTTGTAGGCTTGTTCGGCGGCATGCTCAAAAAAACCGAGCAGGGGTTCAATGACATGAATGCCGCTCTGAAGAAGGTGTGCGAAGAAGCGGTTAGTTAA
- a CDS encoding NAD-dependent epimerase/dehydratase family protein has translation MKNHLISGGCGFVGRNMVKRLYNTTKDRIVFVDDLSVGTAPETWLNEPLVKEHNGLKIYGKDERLLFIEGDFRKVVRHMTDDNDWFSKTYGIDVKRFADVFHFAAIVGGRAMIDGDPMKVALDLSIDAEFFYWITRHKPERVMYPSSSAAYPISKQTESNAIQLRESDIDFSNMGQPDMTYGWTKLTGEFLAKIAAEHYGVKVTCIRPFSGYGEDQDYSYPVPAIARRAIYKESPFEVWGSGYQGRDFVHIDDVLDCTLLAMDKIHDGTAINIGMGRLTNFREIIGIFCKFAGYDPEIKPLLDKPVGVHSRYCSIDFVKEHLGWEPKISLEAGLKRVYDAVMAKEKATQKA, from the coding sequence ATGAAAAATCATCTTATCTCCGGCGGATGTGGCTTTGTAGGCCGCAACATGGTCAAACGCCTGTACAATACCACGAAAGACCGCATTGTATTCGTGGATGATCTCTCTGTGGGTACGGCCCCGGAAACCTGGCTGAATGAACCCTTGGTGAAGGAACACAACGGGCTCAAGATCTACGGGAAAGACGAACGCCTGCTGTTCATCGAAGGGGATTTCAGGAAAGTGGTTCGCCATATGACCGATGACAACGATTGGTTTTCCAAAACGTATGGCATCGATGTCAAGCGCTTCGCAGATGTATTCCACTTTGCAGCCATTGTAGGCGGACGGGCCATGATTGATGGAGACCCCATGAAGGTGGCCCTGGACCTGTCTATCGATGCAGAATTCTTCTACTGGATCACGCGGCACAAACCCGAGCGCGTGATGTATCCGAGTTCCAGCGCCGCCTACCCCATCAGCAAACAAACCGAATCGAATGCCATCCAATTGCGGGAAAGCGACATTGACTTTTCCAACATGGGCCAGCCTGACATGACCTATGGGTGGACCAAACTGACCGGTGAATTCCTGGCCAAGATTGCAGCCGAACATTATGGTGTGAAAGTGACTTGCATCCGTCCGTTCAGCGGCTATGGTGAAGATCAGGACTACTCCTACCCCGTACCCGCTATTGCACGTCGCGCCATTTATAAAGAGAGCCCCTTTGAAGTATGGGGATCCGGCTACCAGGGACGCGACTTCGTGCACATCGATGACGTCCTGGATTGCACCCTGCTGGCAATGGATAAAATTCATGACGGCACCGCCATCAATATTGGCATGGGCCGGCTCACCAACTTCCGTGAGATCATCGGCATCTTCTGCAAATTCGCAGGCTACGACCCGGAGATCAAACCCCTGCTCGACAAACCGGTGGGTGTCCACTCACGGTATTGTAGCATCGACTTTGTAAAAGAGCACCTCGGATGGGAGCCGAAGATTTCGCTGGAAGCAGGACTGAAACGGGTGTACGATGCCGTAATGGCAAAGGAAAAAGCAACGCAGAAGGCATAG